A part of Podospora pseudoanserina strain CBS 124.78 mitochondrion, complete sequence, whole genome shotgun sequence genomic DNA contains:
- the nad4L gene encoding NADH dehydrogenase subunit 4L yields the protein MNITLILFLIGILGFVLNRKNIILMLISIEIMLLAITFLILVSSLNMDDIIGQTYAIYIIVVAGAESAIGLGILVAFYRLRGSISIEYK from the exons ATGAATATTACCTTAATACTTTTTTTAATAGGAATTTTAGGATTCGTATTAAATAGAAAAAATATTATATTAATGCTTATTTCAATTGAAATAATGCTATTAGCTATAACATTCCTAATATTGGTAAGTTCACTTAATATGGATGATATAATCGGTCAAACTTATGCTATTTATATAATAGTTGTTGCAGGTGCAGAATCTGCCATAGGTTTGGGTATTTTAGTTGCTTTCTATAGATT AAGAGGAAGTATAAGTATAGAGTATAAATAA